GAGCATGCCACAGCCCGGACAAGAGTCTGCGTATCAGTGAGGGTAGAAGCCATGCAGGACACGGTGTTGGGGAAGGTGCGCGTTTGGAGTTGGCAATGTGCCACCTCTCTCGAGAACGACTTCGGAACTGCGTGGACAACGGGATCGCGTCTTTGCCGAACACGGTTTCGTTCACAGCGGATGCGGCGTTCAGTAGCCCGGTGCTGAAGCTTCGGAACGCACGCCATGTCACAAAGCTCAAACATTGTGGAAGCTGTTGAAGATTAAAGAGCTTCAGTCGTGGTCCGCGTGCTGGTATAAAACTTCCTCGCTGCATTTTGATGGACGAACGATCAGTTAACAATAAttctggcgaaaaaaaaatatgtcgcGTGCGCATGGTGGATGTTGGTGGCGACAGTACGAAGTAAGGCGTGGGCCTAAATCACATTTCCACTTAAGACACGGGTGTCTTGAGCCGCGTTGACATTGTGAACGACGTCACAGAATGACGAAAATAGTGGCTTTCCCGCTGCTCTTACACACTTTAAACGCTGCATTTACGTACTCACCGAGAAAATGAAAATGCAGCAATGTGATACGCACTTGTTTAATGTATCTTTGATATTTTCGGTAATTTGAATTAGTATAGTTCCGTAAAATCAGAACGAACGGGCTATTATGAAATAGGTCATTCTTACTGACTGCTACTCAAGTTTTTCATGTACGGCTGCTAGTGTAGCTGTTGAGACACTGATGCGTATTACCGACAGCTTTCCCTTGGGGTCGCCGATGATTAAAGCGATATACTATATTTCAGGGGTTCTCTCAACCCAGTTGCAAAGATTAtgagagggagagagataaaTGCTGGGATAGAAAAACCGGCCTAGGGAATGCGCGCTTGTTTATTGCAACGAGAAAGTTGTTCGTAGAGCATTTAGTATACTCACGCATTCCAGcgcaaaataacttttttttgcatGGAGACTGGTAGATGTGATTGCTCAAGGCAACCGCGTCATTAAGCGACGAATATGGACTCTAAAGTTAATGTTGGCTCTTTGTCTACGCGTTCTAGTAGAAATAAAGCCAATATTACTCCTATTGAATACGATAGTAAGAATAATTAGTGGTGTTTAATGTCCGAATGCCCCGCATGaatgtgagagacaccgtagaggagggcCCCGGAAATATCTGCCTTCGGGGTTCTTTACCGGGTGCCTAAATCCAAGCATGCGGGCCTCGAACTTTTTCGCCTCAAtctaaaatgcggccgccgtggccgaaATTCGATCTTGCGACCAGCGGGTCACCAGTAGAGCACTATAGTCGCTACACACCCAAGCGAATGTGtgcgcgctttctttttctttctttttattcatttctgttttcttttaccCTCTTTACTTATCTTctttccccttccccagtgcagggtagcaaatcaaaaattttttttctggttaaccttcctgcctttcactTAGCCTTTCACTATCTCTACCTATAACCCATTCCATTTTTTGTAAACTtaggtaggccgatgtcgacattattggtaaaattatagcgaagtgcgcacgtaacttccgccataagcgttgagggctgcgatgtgcgccaacaaacaaaactaagtagtgagacgcgactcacatccaaccgcgacgcagtttgttggcataccgtttttttttctcgttgcttgaccacatgcaccattgaaaacctaGCAgcaaactgcggtaggcagagcgtcttttgtcTACCAAGaaagcgccaccgcattttcttGGAATCCGGTGGAACTTGTATATAACAACTAGACCAACATGACGGATGTACTGAAAACGATGGAAAGTAAAGTATGCGTGTTTCTTGACCCCACATTGCCCTGTTCCGAttcgtgcaagtgctgtacataACTGGGATAATCAAGCTTCAAGGGCAGGGTCGCACGAAATAGGCAACGTTAGAAGGTCAATGAAACTCgcagaaaaaaacttgaaaaaaattgAGAGCACGAATTAGCTTTTGCGGTGCGACACGCCTAGGAATCGAAGTGTGCAGCGGAAGTTGAGCGCACTCACGGGTTCACGTCACATTAACACCATTAAAGGGAGAGTGCAAGGAAATATATAAAAACATAAGGGTGGGTTACAGTTTCGCAGAATATAAAACACAATTACTATAAGGTGTAAGAAGGAAAGTTGAATAAAAGAAAATACGAAATATGGCACCTTGTGAACCGACTGTTTGGGCCATCGTATAAGTCTTGCGACATTCTTTGCAAGTGGTGTTTACCTGTCCAAATTACTCGCTGCGTTCGGAAGAAACTTGATAATCGTCTTCTGAATGTGACCGTAAAACTAGCAGAAATTATATCCCGCCATGCTTTCTTACATGAAAGTGCACGTGAACGTTCTTCTTTAAACGCAGCAAACACGTATAGACTAATCTGAAGGTAACCGCTGTAGATAACTGATTCGACGGAGATATGACAGCTTTATTTGGGCATTTATACGGTGTGAATTACTTGGTTGTAGGAATTGCTTGTCCTGCAGCGCATTTATTGTTGAGTGTTCTAGCACTGCGTTCATTCTGCGTTCATTAGCAATTTGCTCTTGTAAACAGCACGTACAGACGACTTGTATCCGTATCGCAATGGTCCGAAGATCCATTCAGTGAGCTCGTACATCCTGTTTCAGCCATGTGTGTCAGTCTAAGCAGCAttacttatgtgattcttaaagagaaaaaaaaaagagaaaagtgagccccgtaactgtctgcatcagagtgtgacacctcaacagtagctcacaagagatggggtaaggagggattaaaagaatatgattaaaggtatagagatatagagaggaaggagagagcgaagtGGAGAGACAGCGTACGACATAAAaagacggaagtaaagaggagctaggaaagatggacacggtcgcaggagtccgaggacggggcaccactcagcgatcGGCTCTTGTCGGCGGctggagatggcgtagggtgagccattcagccagagctgcgctgttgtcggagatcgtgggggcacaaccagtcgacacgaaatccagagagcgagtgcCCTAAGCAGCATTACACTGACCATTCTGTATTTTCTTCTTGTGATTCAACCGACAGCTTTCATTGCATTCTATATGATGTGTGGCATTTTCTAATTTTCGGACGTTGATAATTTCAAATCTGCCTTCTGTCGCTGCCTCACTGAGAGGAGCATAACATTTCCGTACGTGGTACGACATCGCCTTCCTGGCAGGTGCTACGAACCTTATTAAGTTTTGGCAGGCCTGTTCTATGTACTTGTACCAAAAGAAAAGGCCAATAAAGTATAATTATTTAATGTATTGATAGTGTTATTAGCTGCTTCCCTTTAGTGTCCATTTACTGATGCGCATTCGACGAACGCGTGCAGGAAACGCTGAGGCCAAGCACGAGACcgagaagaaaggaaagaaagggcGAGAGGACGAGAACGACCAGCGCTGCAAGTCTTTCACGACACTTCCTGGCACCCCGGGACGGCGGAAGACGATGCGCTCATTCGTGGCATATCCGGCCGCCACACTGCTAGTGCTGCTGGCAGTGATTGAGACTGGCTTGTGCCGCAAGGCATTGCCTTGCCCTGCACACTGTTCTGCCAGCTTGACTGTATTCATGCCAGACGGCTCCACTACTTCTGTGCACGGAAGCAAGGCGGTTGAGGTGATTCGCTTCAAAGAGGAGATCAGCAGGGCTTCCTGGAAACATCTCGTAGTAATAAAGGTAGCCAACACAAAGATACGTGTGCCCCCATCTCTGGAGACCATGATAAGACTTGTGGTGAAAAAGTACCCAGATTTGGGACAAGTTCTGATTCAGATTATTATGGGTGAAGCGAAGAACCAGCAGAAGTATACATACATGAAGGGACCTAACAAAAATGTCgggacaacaacaaaaacaagaacaataacaAAAAGGGTCACCACAAGGAAGCAGACCAAAAGGATTCCTCCGAAGCCCAACACGTTGAAGACAACGAAAGTGACCAAAAAGACCTCCAAGAAAGTGTTGACGACAACAAAAGTGACCAAAAAGACCACCCGGAAGCCTACTGCCAGGAAAGTGTTGACGACAAAGAAAGTGACCAAGAAGACCACCCCGAAGCCTACCACGAAGAAAGTGTTGACGACAACGAAAGTGACCAAAAAGACCACCCGGAAGCCTACTGCCAGGAAAGTGTTGACGACAAAGAAAGTGACTAAGAAGGCCATTCCGAAGCCTACCGCCAAGAAAGTGTTGACGACAACGAAAGTAACCAAGAAAATGACCCCGAAACCAACTACCAAACGAAAAAAACTCACCACAACTACTAGAAAGTTCATGAAAAGGAGTACACCGAAGCCTGCCGCCAAGAAAACGACGGTAAAAACGACAACCACTACCAAGAGGGTCCCACAAACTCAAACGAAAAAGCCTCCCACGGTGAGCTCGGTTCCGTCTATAACAATGCCCAACCCAATTGACCCAGGGAATACAATCCCAGCTGGAAGCGGCGTCGACAGCAAGGTGCTCATAATGCTCGGATACATGCTCAGTCAACCCAACTACTTCGCCGCCATTTACCGCGTGCTTCTGACACTCGGAATAACGTTTCCCAGCTTCACTAGTCCGATCAACCAGGTCATGTACGGAACGCACGTGATTATGCTACCGAGGCCATTTGTGGTGAGCTACACCTACACTATCAACAACAGAGTATTCAACTTACCGAGAGACGCAAAGAAACTCGCCATTTACGTATCCCAGCACATGAATCAGTTCAGCATAGTAGCCAAGTTTCTTACACAGCTCGGAGCCTCATTCCCCGTCGACGGTACGGGAAGGATTATCGGCTTCAACGTGTTCAATGTGATGTACCGGTTCCCGCACGCCATAACCACGACCATTTTTATTGGTAGTAAGAGGTTCGCTTTGCCGAGGGACATCAGCTTGCTTCTCACTGCTATCAAGCACAATCCGACCATGTTCTTCGAACTCCAGATGACGCTAGAAGCTTTTGGCGTGAAATTCATCAAAACCGGAGCGGGCTCTACCCAGGCGGTCTACAGTGGTAAAAAATACGATGTGTTCACAGGACGTGCGGTGACCATCACCATCGACAATAGGAAATATGACATTCCGGCAGAGCTCGAGAAGATATTCCAGGAACCAAAGGGCTTCAGCGTGGGCTCACTGCTCGTAGCTTTACAGGAAAAGGGCATCCCGgtgaacgtggatgaaaaaacagGTGTCATTCTCGGCATCACCATCGACAAAGTGCAAGTTCCGTTCCCAGTTTCCATCGACCTGCGCTTCAAGCTGGACAACAAAGTTTACGTAATTCCGCGCGACCTCGCCAAGCTGATCACTGTGCTCGAAAATAAAGGCATGCCCAGCAAGATCCTGTCTCTTCTGTACACCCGCTACGGAGTTGTTCCAGTGCGAGATTCTAACGGCATCGTCATCGCGATTTCCTTCAACGGCAAGCAGTACAAGGTCAAGCCAGAGCCACTGACTGCCGTGGTGATTCTGGGTCAGAAGTTCATGCTACCGAGGGACGTGAGGAAAATGATCGAGTTCGTGCACTCCAAGCAGAGTAATCCAAAGATCGGTTTCAGTTTCTTGAAAGCTCTGAAAACCGCTGGTTACATGCTTATCAACGACGATGACGGTGCGATGCGCTCGATCCAGAAGGGGGCGCAGATAATTAAGCTTGGTATGGAAATAAGAATACAGGTGATTTATGGCACAACCACTTATCAAGTGCCTAAGGATCTAATGCGACTGGTGAAAGATGTCCGCTCCCTTGGGCCGAAGGAAGTCAAAGATGTCATAGACCAACTAAGAGCTTTCGACGTCCAAGTAACGAAGAACGGCAGCAAGCTTACCATACTGTTCAACAGTGTCCGATACGAGGTAGACCTTAAATCCGGTAGCGTCAAAGGATAGCAGTTTTGAGAAACGTAATGATATGCGTCAACTGGTGGCCGCCATGGCACGTCCCACGAAAACGCACTATCCATTAACGAGGGGCTTTTTGGAAGTGTTAAATAAATGGGTCGCACCTACTTACGCCTTATTATTTGCAGAgaataaacacacacacgcatgcacacagaATAAGGGGGGCCGTCGCTGTCCTTAAATGCCGGCCAACCAGAGACTGCATAAAAAAAACGACTGTGTTGCAGAGTAAACCAAACCATTGTATTTACTTGGAACGTTCATTGTTTTGTTGTCAATTCATTCGATAGTTTGGTGACGACATGCTCGTAGGTCTGCATTTCTAAACGACTAAAGGGGCAAGCCAAATCTCAGAAAGAGCCCATGAACACTGCCGTGATGAAGGTGTGCCAACCATAAATCAGCAAACGAAGATCCCTTAAATTCACTTACTTAAGGAAGATATCTAGCGCTTAGGGCTCACTCGAACTGAAGCTCATCAAACTTTTTTTCAACGCGACTAACTCAGACTCACTCGACCTTACACTCATGACCCCAACTGAGTCTAAATGTCAGCGGACGCATGAGTgagtttgctgacctatggtGCCAACAAAATCCTTCATCGTATGTCACAGACTAACTTCAACTAGCGGGGTGCAGTCCCATCTGTTTCGATTCATTTAGAGTGCCTGCGGCCATCACTTTTTAAAAGTCATGTGGTAATTTCTTGTTCATCTGTACCACACTGTTGACCAGCTTATCCCGAAAAATAAATGCAATGGGTCTATTGATATTTTTACATTAAGACAGATAAAGTATCAAGGCATGTTGTCGACATATTTACCCTACGCACAGCCGTGGACAGATGACAAGTGTGGACAGCAAGCCAAAAGTGTCGAAACAGATATCTTAGTGGGCGTGGGAGCGTGGTGAAATGATATATTTTAGGTACACCTCCAGAAGTTGTTATAGAAAACGTTCTCGCCAGAGCTGTCGACGAATGTGCCCAGCTTTCGGTTTGACCTGTCTCTCCATAACTTATTGTTCTTTACTAACGGTTCGATTTCATTAAATTTTATGCTGAAATGTTCCCTAAAGAGGGCGTGATACACACTGAAGGCAAATggaacgatatatatatatatcactaacTATAACAAAATACAGAAGTAGTCAGTAAGACCAGATAAAAATGATATTTTTAAAATTTGGTTAAATGCATTGTGCTCGGTGGGGTATCATCATATAAAAGGAAAAGcaacagtttcaccgcaaggtcgaagcagtgaatgtgatagcaacaaactggTATGTCACATTTAGAACGGCCAGCAGCTCGAAGCTTGCAGCGCGCTACTCAAGCAAAAAGGGCCCGCATGCAAGACGAGTGTGCACCAAGTGTCGAAGCTCGACACTTTCAGCCTGCTGTTCAGAGACCAAagacgcacacaaaaaaagaaacgcccAGGTATATGCAAAGCGAGCGTGAACTGTCACAGCTGTAACGAGTGGCGCAGCCAGGGTGTCGTacaacacgcccccccccccccccacttccttTCCGAACTTTTTTTGGCTATGACATATAATGCACAAAATGTCACTCAACGATGTCTGACTGCCCAGCTGCCACTTCAGATCAAAAGGGTTCCCCGCCCACCCCACTAAAATATTTCTGGTAACGCCCCTGCTTGGCAGCGCGCTGCCAAGCAGGGGCGTTACTGTGGCAGCGCGCTGCCAGAGACGAATATGAACAACCCACTTTGTTCCTTCTAGCTAGCAGGTCACTCCTCTCGCAAACATGGCCGCTGCAGTGCTGTGTTACTTCCACACAAGCTTTGCGCTGAAAGTACAAGACGTATTTACAAATCGCCTCCATctcgagataagcgcgcgcgctcGAGCGACCACATACTGTGGAGAAATGTGCGGCTGGCACAAGTAGGAGGCGATTTACTTGACGCTAACGAATGCCTGAAGGTGTAAAAATTGTGCGAAGGCAGGCCGTACACGGAGCCTCTCATGTCCGGGAGATACAGGCGAGGGAGGCTGCCACATAAAGCATTGACAAGCTGTCGATTTGCAAAGACCGAATGCAGTGATTGTACAAGCAGGTTGGGGAAGATAGTTTAAAATAGGCGATCACTGCCGTCTGCCACGGTCATCATTCGATAACAAAAGTAACCACAGTGCTTCTGTGAGAGCACTTGCAAGGTTAACGAATCGCAAGCGCCCACAGCACCATTCGGTACATAAAAGCGCCATTGACCGTTAAGTCCAATGCTCCGGATGTGGCGTGTGTTTTCTTGTCAAACTAAAAGTAGGATTGCAACTAGGGCGGATAGATgattaacgcaatagcgttacaGCGTACGCCCGAAGAAAAATTTCGTCTATGTCAGAATTAGAAAGAAATAACTTCATTTCCTGCTCGTTCATTACAAAAAACAAACTTTGTTAAATCGAGTTTGTTGATGATGGGACAGCTTGGTTAATTGTTAGGTGGTAAAAACTCATAAAACTAGGTTTCCATATttgtttatttaattatttatttcaaAAGTACTGCCAGCTTTTAATTAGAGGCCATTCGCAGGAATAGTTACAAACATGAGAGAGATACAAAATTGcgcatgcaacacacacacacacacacacacgtacatatatacatatatatatatatatatatatatatatatatatatatatatatatatatatataagggaaagaagtgtatacctaagggctcgtttttccgtgttttaacacaatattaatgagatataacagacagtaatgccaaggaatgtacaggggaagttattagaaccaatggaatgtaaataagaagaaagaagaaagaaaagtggatgaaaaaattaccaactgtctTCTTCTTACcaactttcttctttcttcttatttacattccattggttctaataacttcccctgtacattccttggcattactgtctgttatatctcattaatatatatatatatatatatatatatatatatatatatatatatatatatatatatatatatatatatatatataatcgggGACCCTACCTTGGTTCGGAAATTGTGTGCGAGAAGTGCATATACCACTTGTGCAAGCGCAGTTTGCGCAGGTGGCCCAACGTTTTTGTAATACAACTTTTCGTTAACGCAACTGTATGGAATTaaggaaaaaaatggccccgtatctgcatgtttcactgtaaatatcgtagaaagacgatagtcctgcatctggagagagtgaacaaaaagtttatttgatgttctgcgcgagaaaatcggttgtgttctggaggcgctgcgttagagagtctcgatcagtgcagcgaaggtgaacgagcgcgagtcacgttagacacgagcgctatctggcagttatctttaaAAACAAAGGAAGGCGCACGTGCTGGTCTTGGAGGcattaaggtgtagaacgcaaagcgacgggcaggtaccaccacagtgtcgtcttagaaaagcattagaaacacttgctttttgagcatcgcgttgcattgtcagcgcagcgtgataaacgctacggtctttagaattacttatgtatgtttttttagtatagacacatacaaaatattcacttgttgttatggtgcctcaaatatgcgcaatacttgttttttaattgataatcgcacTAGTATGGTCGCtggaacttgagcaatattgtcaTTTGACAtttgacatttgcctccctccaaaaatggcatcgtcccgatgcgtagccaaggcactctacttataaaaacgcacatatgcaccggcacgcacaggacaaacgagagttagctggacaagtagggtttcatccggatgacatgcacgatttcgggtgcgcagtttcggcgactggaactgcaaatGCCGtcaggaataacttcgtagttgatgtcgttcaatcgtcgggtgactcgatatgggccaaagtatcgtcgtaatagcttttctgaaagtccgcgtcgacgtattgggatccagacccataccttgacgcctggtttgtaggttaccaatttatgtcgtaggtcgtaccgtttcgcatctttgtgttgctggtgacaaatgcgcatgcgggctagctgtcgggcttcttcggcacgctgaccaaattcttcggcgtcagcgtgagtgtcgtcacactcgtgcggcagcatagcgtctaacgttgtagtgacttcgcgcccgtgtattaaactaaacggcgtcattccggtagtttcctgccgggcagtattataggcgaaggtcacataaggcaagatttcgtcccagttcttgtgttctgtgtcgacatacatgcagagcatgtctgcgagggtcttattaagccgctctgttagtccgtttgtttgtgggtggtacgccgttgttctccgatgagctgtaccactgagcctgagaaccgactccaaaagttctgccacgaacgcagttcctctatccgtgatgagaactgttggagcaccatgccgaaggacgacgttttctatgaagaaatgagccgcttctgctgctgtggccctcggcatggctttagtttctgcgtagcgagacaagtaatcagtggcgacaatgatccatctgtttcctgtggtagaagttgggaatgggcccaggaaatccattccgatttgggcgaatggctttgctggtacttgaacggaatgtaataagcctgccggcctgccgggtggtgctttgcgtctttgacagtcggcacatgtttggacgtgatgttttacagcagcaggtaggttaggccagtagtaactgttttgcagacgggacaatgttcgagtgtaaccgagatgaccagaggtgacttcatcatggcaggcttccagaatttcttttcgcagtgatgcagggacgacgagcaagtatgggctgccggtgggagaaaagtttttcttgtataggacgtcgttccttaaacaaaaagatggcactcctctcgcaaaaattcgcggcacgtcttcccgtcgtccttctaagaaatcaataagcgaaagcaggtcagggtcacggcgctgctcttgtgagatagtggccgcgttgatgactcccaagaatgcggcgtccatagactcgtcattaatagcggcaggctcaacgggtgaccgcgagagacagtctgcgtcggtgtgcttcttccctgatttataaataatggtcatatcaaactcctgaagccgaaggctccagcgtgctaaacggccggatgggtctttcaagttagtgagccagcaaagcgagtggtgatcactgacgaccttgaatgagcggccgtacagatatggtcgaaatttgagaaccgcccaaaccacggcgaggcactctttctcggtagtcgagtagttctcttccgtgcgagagagagctctgctggcataggctatcactttctcggagttatcttgccattgtatcagtacggcgcccaggcctacattgcttgcgtcggtgtgaagtgctgttggcgcttcctggtcaaagtgtgccagaaccggaggtgtttggaggcgttggcgtaattcgttgaacgctgtttgttccttttcgctccaaagaaaggggacatcctctcgtgtgagccgcgtcagaggcgccgcaatagacgaaaagttggcgatgaatcgtcggtaataagcgcagaggcctaagaagcgtctcactgctcttttgtcatgcggtgcgggaaactttgcgacagcgtcgattttgtccgggtcaggtcgaacaccttcgtggctgaccacgtggcctaagaagcaaagttcgttgaaaccgaaatggcacttctctggctttaaagtcaggccagccgaacgtatagcttgtagaactgcgaataatcgacttaggtgttcctcgaatgtagctgagaagacgacaacgtcgtctagataaaccaagcatgtctgccacttaagtcctgatagcacagtgtccattaaacgctgaaaagtggctggcgctgagcataacccaaatggaagcactttaaattcataaagaccgtcgggcgtcacgaaagcagttttctcacggtctctctcgtcgacctctatttgccaatagccacttcgcaggtccatcgatgagaaatagcgtgcatgccgcagccgatcaagagagtcatctatacgtggcagtgggtagacgtctttcttcgttacttggtttaacttgcggtaatctatacagaaacgcaagctgccgtctttctttttaaccaataccacgggggatgcccaaggactcttggaaggctgtattacgtcatcttggagcatcttctgaacttgcttttggatctcctcacgttctttcggagccacacggtatgggttttgacggatcggtctcgtattttcttcaatgatgattcggtgccgtgtcagtggtgtttgcttgactttcgaagtgcacgaaaaacaatttttgaactggtgtatcagctctagtaggcgctgtttttccgaggctgacagggttgagcaaatgttgacagacaaaggtgtcgaggctgggatggtcgcctcgtccggttgcaaagcgaagcaatctctggcttggtccacgtcgtcgtagtaggcaatcgcggtgcccttctggatgtgacgacgctcgttgctgaagttggtgatgaggacttctgcccgcccatcaattagtgccagaatgcctctcgctatggaaacaccttgcgtaagcaatagcgtgtctattcgctccgctatcacctcctTACGGCACGGCCAttcacacaacaccgacacaaggcagcaagatctcggcaggagcatcacatcatcggctacacgtaaacgttgcagttgttcttcagtggtggcgtcgacgtaaggatgggaggaaaaggtgacgatacgttctgggatgttgatgatagcaccgtactctcgcagaaaatccatacccaaaattaactctttacaacagtccggtaaaattacaaatgtggcgacgaagttcgaatcatcgattacgagccgagcggtgcatttaccggttggcgtcattagctgcccaccagcactccttatgctcggcccactccacggcgtcttaaccttcttaaggcggtcggcgagctcttgtcgcataatagagaagtcagcaccagtgtcaaccagtgctgttacgtggtgtccgtctataataacgctgaggtcggcacgtacaaattcattggcagtagtactcgtggttgttgtcgtcttcgtcatcaccgtcgtcacgtcgtctttgtgtagaggcaagggggtctttttggcgtctcggcaattggcaaccttgcccccggaggtcgcggcagttagtttccctggcacgggcttggggagcggtttctgatggcgtccgcgtatctttggcgattcggggaattctgacctcgtgcaggtgagggagaccgccagcgacgacttggtgaagacgcttggttggtcggtaggtgatcagcaccatggtcacgagggtcttcagagtaaaaagaagcgggccgagaaaagtttccaaaccgggtttctcgatgacggcagtagcgcgagatgtggcctggttcgccgcagttgaaacaaaggggtcgacggtcggcagtgcgccacaagtcggtccgacgtactggtggtcgccgcacaggttcacgctgccaccacggcaaggtaacgggccgcg
The nucleotide sequence above comes from Rhipicephalus microplus isolate Deutch F79 chromosome 2, USDA_Rmic, whole genome shotgun sequence. Encoded proteins:
- the LOC119170529 gene encoding uncharacterized protein LOC119170529 isoform X2, with translation MVNNALKTRLQRPSRLHIKTDAEPCLSLSSVILTNPSEPGRWVAFTESGPPPKGNAEAKHETEKKGKKGREDENDQRCKSFTTLPGTPGRRKTMRSFVAYPAATLLVLLAVIETGLCRKALPCPAHCSASLTVFMPDGSTTSVHGSKAVEVIRFKEEISRASWKHLVVIKVANTKIRVPPSLETMIRLVVKKYPDLGQVLIQIIMGEAKNQQKYTYMKGPNKNVGTTTKTRTITKRVTTRKQTKRIPPKPNTLKTTKVTKKTSKKVLTTTKVTKKTTRKPTARKVLTTKKVTKKTTPKPTTKKVLTTTKVTKKTTRKPTARKVLTTKKVTKKAIPKPTAKKVLTTTKVTKKMTPKPTTKRKKLTTTTRKFMKRSTPKPAAKKTTVKTTTTTKRVPQTQTKKPPTVSSVPSITMPNPIDPGNTIPAGSGVDSKVLIMLGYMLSQPNYFAAIYRVLLTLGITFPSFTSPINQVMYGTHVIMLPRPFVVSYTYTINNRVFNLPRDAKKLAIYVSQHMNQFSIVAKFLTQLGASFPVDGTGRIIGFNVFNVMYRFPHAITTTIFIGSKRFALPRDISLLLTAIKHNPTMFFELQMTLEAFGVKFIKTGAGSTQAVYSGKKYDVFTGRAVTITIDNRKYDIPAELEKIFQEPKGFSVGSLLVALQEKGIPVNVDEKTGVILGITIDKVQVPFPVSIDLRFKLDNKVYVIPRDLAKLITVLENKGMPSKILSLLYTRYGVVPVRDSNGIVIAISFNGKQYKVKPEPLTAVVILGQKFMLPRDVRKMIEFVHSKQSNPKIGFSFLKALKTAGYMLINDDDGAMRSIQKGAQIIKLGMEIRIQVIYGTTTYQVPKDLMRLVKDVRSLGPKEVKDVIDQLRAFDVQVTKNGSKLTILFNSVRYEVDLKSGSVKG